One Parachlamydia sp. AcF125 DNA segment encodes these proteins:
- the thrS gene encoding threonine--tRNA ligase: MFVKVSGTKVSEVELPEKSTAKELADKLHLNGPNQALGVNVNGKAVDLSYALKAGDTVTFWSFDDPQGKEVFWHTSAHVLAQAILRLWPNAQPTIGPPIENGFYYDFGNLTISDQDFEKIEEQMRLIIEENHLSKRESFANKEEALKAFAHNPFKVELIESFPEGEALTGYRQGEFFDLCRGPHLYNLGKIKALKVLKTSGAYWRGNPENAMLTRIYAITFPDRKMLKDYLISVEEAKKRDHKVLGVKLDLFSLKEEAPGMPFIHPKGTIVWNELLAYLRQCLDEKNYIEIKTPTMMTRDLWELSGHWSNYRQNMFTSQIEERDFAIKPMNCPGCMLYYRSQIHSYRELPLRVAEIGNVHRFEPSGALSGLFRVRSFHQDDAHIFMKPSDIRSEILNVLNLAHEIYSTFGLTYRLELSTRPEKNTIGTDEEWAIATEGLKNALDETGRPYRINEGDGAFYGPKIDFHIQDAINRTWQCGTIQLDMALPEKFTLEYTAEDGSRQRPVMIHRAIFGSIERFFGILIEHFSGRFPLWISPLQVRLIPVADRHVEYARTLRKQFKEAGFHCDIDESNESVSKKVRNAQLSQINYMLTVGDQELQNQTINLRTRENAVYGEIKPAALIASMLEEKRTRALISPYHK; encoded by the coding sequence ATGTTCGTGAAGGTCAGTGGAACAAAAGTATCAGAAGTGGAGTTGCCAGAAAAAAGCACTGCAAAAGAGCTTGCAGATAAGCTTCACTTAAACGGCCCTAATCAAGCTTTAGGCGTAAACGTAAATGGCAAGGCTGTTGATTTAAGTTATGCCTTAAAAGCAGGTGATACGGTTACGTTTTGGTCATTCGATGATCCCCAAGGAAAAGAAGTTTTTTGGCATACGTCTGCTCACGTGCTTGCTCAAGCTATTTTACGCTTATGGCCGAATGCCCAACCAACCATTGGCCCTCCCATCGAAAATGGTTTTTATTATGATTTTGGAAACTTAACGATCTCCGATCAAGATTTCGAAAAAATCGAAGAGCAGATGCGTCTAATCATTGAAGAAAACCACCTTTCCAAAAGAGAAAGCTTTGCAAATAAAGAGGAAGCACTTAAAGCATTTGCCCACAACCCTTTCAAAGTGGAACTCATCGAAAGCTTTCCAGAAGGGGAAGCACTTACGGGTTATCGACAAGGGGAGTTTTTCGATTTATGCCGAGGCCCTCATTTATACAACTTAGGCAAAATTAAAGCTCTTAAAGTGCTTAAAACCTCAGGCGCCTACTGGAGAGGAAACCCTGAAAACGCGATGTTAACACGCATCTATGCGATCACCTTTCCAGATCGAAAGATGTTAAAAGATTATTTAATTTCAGTGGAAGAAGCAAAAAAACGAGATCATAAAGTTTTAGGCGTAAAGCTCGATTTATTTTCTCTAAAAGAAGAAGCGCCGGGAATGCCATTTATCCACCCGAAAGGCACTATTGTTTGGAATGAATTATTGGCCTACTTGCGCCAATGTTTAGATGAAAAAAACTATATTGAAATTAAAACTCCAACCATGATGACCCGTGACCTTTGGGAATTATCTGGGCATTGGAGTAACTACCGTCAAAATATGTTCACTTCTCAAATTGAAGAACGAGACTTTGCCATCAAACCGATGAATTGTCCCGGTTGCATGCTTTACTATCGCAGTCAAATTCACAGTTATCGCGAGCTTCCTTTAAGAGTAGCAGAAATTGGAAATGTGCATCGTTTTGAACCCTCAGGCGCTTTATCAGGCCTTTTTAGAGTGAGGAGCTTCCATCAAGATGATGCCCACATTTTTATGAAACCAAGCGATATTCGTAGCGAAATTTTGAATGTTCTTAACTTAGCCCATGAAATTTACTCTACTTTTGGACTGACCTATCGCCTAGAGCTATCTACCCGGCCAGAAAAAAACACCATTGGCACAGATGAGGAATGGGCCATTGCTACTGAAGGATTAAAAAACGCATTAGATGAAACCGGACGGCCTTATCGCATCAATGAAGGGGATGGGGCTTTCTATGGGCCAAAAATTGACTTTCATATTCAAGATGCTATCAACCGTACTTGGCAGTGTGGAACTATTCAGCTTGATATGGCACTGCCCGAAAAGTTTACCTTGGAATATACGGCCGAAGATGGGAGTCGGCAACGGCCTGTTATGATTCATCGCGCCATATTTGGATCTATTGAACGTTTCTTTGGAATTTTAATTGAACACTTTTCCGGTCGCTTTCCTTTATGGATTAGCCCTCTGCAAGTTCGGTTAATACCCGTTGCAGATCGGCACGTGGAATATGCGAGAACCTTGCGCAAACAATTTAAAGAAGCAGGCTTTCATTGTGATATCGATGAATCTAATGAATCCGTTAGCAAAAAAGTAAGAAATGCGCAACTCTCGCAAATCAACTATATGTTAACCGTGGGAGATCAGGAACTCCAAAATCAAACAATCAACCTTAGAACGAGAGAAAATGCGGTTTACGGAGAAATCAAGCCAGCGGCATTGATTGCCTCTATGCTTGAGGAGAAACGGACCCGAGCCTTGATTTCCCCTTACCATAAATAA
- a CDS encoding ParA family protein: MPKIIAISSFKGGTAKTSTALHLGAAMVKYHKKKVLLIDFDAQANLTTGLGFDPDENDSLAPVLQGNKALAEVVLPTCITGLDLIPADTWLERVEVTGTLATDRYSHEKLRTILLPLTYDFIIIDTPPSLCWLTESALIAAEHTLVCATPEFYSIKGLERLSQFVESLSQRHPLSVLGVVLSFWNARGKSNKAFLEVIEKTFPKKLLKTKIRRDINVSEASIFGKPLFETMPTSRAAEDYLAMSKELLKRL; the protein is encoded by the coding sequence ATGCCTAAGATCATTGCGATTAGCAGCTTTAAAGGCGGCACAGCTAAAACATCGACAGCTTTACATTTAGGAGCAGCGATGGTGAAATATCATAAAAAAAAAGTTCTATTGATCGATTTCGATGCTCAAGCTAATCTCACCACAGGTTTGGGATTTGATCCCGATGAAAACGATAGCCTAGCACCTGTTTTACAAGGAAACAAAGCATTAGCTGAAGTGGTACTTCCGACATGTATTACAGGCTTGGATTTAATCCCCGCTGATACGTGGCTAGAGCGAGTAGAAGTCACGGGAACGTTAGCCACTGATCGCTATTCCCACGAAAAACTGCGCACTATTTTACTCCCTTTAACATATGACTTCATCATCATTGATACTCCTCCTTCTTTGTGCTGGCTAACAGAATCTGCTTTAATTGCAGCCGAGCATACCCTAGTCTGTGCAACCCCCGAATTTTATAGCATCAAAGGGCTAGAAAGATTATCTCAGTTCGTTGAAAGTCTTAGTCAACGCCACCCTTTATCGGTATTAGGAGTAGTTTTGTCATTTTGGAATGCTCGTGGAAAAAGTAATAAAGCTTTCCTCGAAGTCATTGAGAAAACTTTCCCCAAAAAACTCCTTAAGACAAAAATAAGGCGCGATATTAACGTTTCTGAAGCCTCTATTTTCGGAAAGCCCCTTTTTGAAACGATGCCAACAAGCCGGGCTGCAGAAGATTATCTAGCAATGTCAAAAGAGTTGCTCAAAAGACTTTAA
- a CDS encoding pGP6-D family virulence protein — MANVNALLSERLNPNRQSPKMAKMAQASATGNLTSFSGIFSISDLSDPEKQLLEKILEEYTTGEQNPAQDLPKLIQLTSEVKAINTQAIILHGERIKKAHDILIQYKEGAFTTWLIATYGNRQTPYNFMQYYELHTKIPKKLHALIDSMPKQAVYTLASREGDFEKKLEFIETYQGETKTELLAKIRSWFPLPDKDKRQTNVKEILIQGLTRLHKLVKHHAFQLTRTERNQMQELIEQLSIQLNQKITR, encoded by the coding sequence ATGGCGAATGTTAATGCTCTATTAAGTGAACGGTTGAATCCAAATCGTCAGTCACCAAAGATGGCTAAAATGGCTCAAGCTTCAGCCACCGGCAATTTAACGAGCTTTTCTGGCATTTTTAGCATTTCCGACCTCTCCGACCCAGAAAAGCAATTGCTTGAGAAAATCTTGGAAGAATACACCACAGGCGAACAAAATCCTGCGCAGGATCTTCCTAAGCTAATTCAGCTAACATCCGAAGTTAAGGCAATTAACACTCAAGCAATTATCCTACATGGCGAAAGAATTAAAAAAGCGCATGATATTTTAATTCAATACAAGGAAGGAGCTTTTACAACTTGGTTAATCGCCACCTATGGAAATAGGCAAACTCCCTATAATTTCATGCAATATTATGAACTTCATACCAAGATCCCTAAAAAGCTGCATGCTTTGATCGATTCCATGCCAAAGCAAGCCGTTTATACTTTGGCAAGCCGAGAGGGAGATTTCGAGAAAAAGCTAGAATTTATCGAAACATACCAAGGGGAGACAAAAACGGAGCTTTTAGCCAAAATTCGTAGCTGGTTTCCCCTTCCTGATAAAGATAAACGGCAAACAAATGTGAAAGAAATTTTAATCCAGGGCTTAACTCGTCTGCATAAACTAGTGAAACACCATGCTTTCCAATTAACACGCACAGAAAGAAATCAAATGCAAGAGCTTATTGAACAACTTTCTATTCAGCTTAACCAAAAAATAACTCGATAA
- a CDS encoding biotin transporter BioY gives MQTLTMASIHYSPMQRYLQIVGSSFLLALSAQISIPLPFSPVPLTLQTLAALLIGAKLGPINGAYAVMLYLAEICLGCPFLAGGMADPTAIIGLKGGYLVGMVVQAYLMGFFVSSRRSSLQVFAGGCIACLIQLFLGTSWLSVFIGWEKSLLLGFVPFIMGEMGKAYFVSKLVKNS, from the coding sequence ATGCAAACCCTTACCATGGCTTCCATCCATTATTCGCCCATGCAACGCTATCTCCAAATCGTGGGGAGTTCTTTTCTTTTAGCGCTTAGTGCCCAAATTTCAATCCCTCTTCCATTCAGTCCTGTGCCTTTAACTTTACAGACCTTAGCCGCTCTTTTGATTGGAGCTAAGTTAGGACCTATTAATGGAGCCTATGCTGTCATGCTTTACTTAGCCGAGATTTGTTTAGGATGCCCATTCTTAGCTGGTGGCATGGCAGATCCTACTGCTATTATAGGATTAAAAGGAGGCTATCTGGTGGGAATGGTGGTTCAAGCTTACCTCATGGGTTTCTTTGTATCCTCTCGTCGATCTTCCTTACAAGTATTCGCAGGAGGATGCATTGCATGCCTGATACAACTCTTTTTAGGAACTAGCTGGCTTTCTGTTTTTATCGGATGGGAAAAATCCCTTCTTTTAGGTTTTGTCCCTTTTATAATGGGAGAAATGGGGAAAGCTTATTTCGTATCCAAGCTGGTTAAAAATAGTTGA
- a CDS encoding Glu/Leu/Phe/Val dehydrogenase has product MVLIKKMQVQGYEHVVEGIDQESGLHCFVAIHDSSLGPALGGVRIYPYNSPQDALNDVLRLAKGMTYKSAAITTGLGGGKSVIIANPRKDKSEALWHAFSEVLNSLGGNYIAAEDVGSSIEDMNILRLKTPYVAASDSEKSSGDPSRFTARGVYRGLQAVAQKLWNHRSLAGRRVAIQGLGNVGAKLADILFWEGAELILTDTDEPKLKELALLYGAKTVPPAHFMEVPCDVLCPCALGAILNEETIPQLRCLAIAGAANNQLRTSEDGWPLLERNILYAPDYIINSGGVINAAAEYHPGGYDPKASREKVDDIFDTLSLIFERSEKENKPTNLIADELAESNLKNLVGKRTTPIIFH; this is encoded by the coding sequence ATGGTTTTAATAAAAAAGATGCAGGTACAAGGATATGAGCACGTGGTGGAAGGAATTGATCAAGAAAGTGGGCTCCATTGTTTTGTTGCTATCCACGATTCTTCTTTAGGGCCTGCATTAGGTGGAGTAAGAATTTATCCTTATAATTCCCCCCAAGATGCGTTAAACGATGTTTTAAGATTAGCAAAAGGGATGACCTATAAATCCGCGGCCATCACTACCGGTTTAGGAGGAGGAAAAAGTGTCATCATTGCCAACCCACGGAAAGATAAGTCAGAGGCTTTATGGCATGCCTTTTCAGAAGTTCTTAATTCCTTGGGAGGAAATTATATTGCCGCAGAAGATGTGGGAAGTTCGATAGAAGATATGAATATCTTACGTCTGAAAACACCCTATGTGGCAGCTTCTGATTCAGAAAAAAGCAGCGGGGATCCCAGTCGGTTTACAGCCCGGGGCGTCTACAGAGGTTTGCAGGCGGTAGCGCAAAAATTATGGAATCATCGCTCTTTGGCAGGGCGGCGTGTGGCGATTCAAGGGTTAGGAAACGTAGGGGCTAAGTTAGCGGATATTTTATTTTGGGAAGGAGCTGAACTTATTTTGACCGATACTGATGAGCCTAAATTAAAAGAGTTAGCCCTCTTATATGGAGCAAAAACTGTGCCACCTGCTCATTTTATGGAGGTGCCTTGCGATGTTCTTTGCCCCTGCGCGCTTGGGGCTATTTTAAATGAAGAGACCATCCCCCAGTTGCGTTGCCTAGCGATTGCGGGAGCCGCAAATAACCAACTCCGAACCTCCGAGGATGGGTGGCCTTTACTTGAGCGAAATATTCTATATGCGCCGGATTACATTATTAATTCGGGAGGGGTCATTAATGCGGCTGCGGAATATCATCCGGGCGGGTATGATCCCAAAGCTTCGAGAGAAAAAGTCGATGATATTTTTGATACGCTTTCCCTTATTTTTGAACGTTCTGAGAAAGAAAATAAGCCCACCAATCTGATCGCAGATGAACTGGCAGAAAGCAACCTTAAAAATTTAGTGGGAAAAAGAACGACCCCCATTATTTTCCATTAA
- a CDS encoding DUF2709 domain-containing protein — MTKVVITDEIKTALLHLLQENPHADLVTTYLCYVEKKFNLSPVLFPKEKTIFQSTDQAVNFLEKEGKLWHEAEIKIGFNNLSVNEATKKVYICPFTGKVFGDNTHPNPQDAIYDWVSKCPENTERAGGLRVKRFFVSEDPEVIRSYISKTKTRESITKAVYSSVLSGKLFSTKQAVILDFEKNYLKKLSLVEVHNQNRFQIEESFLNFIQKQLEEDKIAAFVESLVEIEDFTPFVEQWVE; from the coding sequence ATGACTAAGGTTGTCATCACCGATGAGATAAAAACGGCATTACTACACTTGCTCCAAGAAAATCCCCATGCCGATCTAGTGACAACCTATCTTTGCTATGTGGAAAAAAAGTTCAACCTTTCACCTGTTCTTTTTCCTAAAGAAAAAACCATTTTCCAGAGTACTGATCAAGCTGTCAACTTTCTCGAGAAAGAGGGAAAATTATGGCACGAAGCGGAGATCAAAATTGGATTTAATAATTTAAGCGTCAATGAAGCAACCAAGAAGGTTTACATTTGCCCCTTTACAGGTAAAGTTTTCGGCGATAACACCCATCCTAACCCACAAGATGCAATCTACGATTGGGTTTCTAAATGCCCTGAAAATACCGAAAGGGCGGGAGGGCTTCGCGTAAAGCGCTTTTTTGTTTCTGAAGATCCCGAAGTAATTCGCAGTTATATATCGAAAACCAAAACACGAGAATCTATTACAAAAGCGGTTTACTCTTCTGTGTTAAGTGGAAAGCTTTTTAGTACAAAGCAAGCTGTTATCCTTGATTTTGAAAAAAATTACTTAAAAAAACTTTCCCTCGTAGAAGTTCACAACCAAAACCGCTTTCAAATTGAAGAAAGCTTTTTAAACTTTATTCAAAAACAATTGGAAGAAGATAAGATTGCTGCTTTTGTGGAATCTCTAGTGGAAATTGAAGACTTTACTCCTTTTGTTGAGCAATGGGTTGAGTAA
- the tsaE gene encoding tRNA (adenosine(37)-N6)-threonylcarbamoyltransferase complex ATPase subunit type 1 TsaE, producing the protein MMDLFKTLSSFSEEQTMQYAYTFGQSLPLNSIVCFYGDLGAGKTTFIKGLVAGATNYMPTEVNSPTFVYMNIYEGQKTIYHFDLYRLPHADEFLGMGFEDLLYANGICCIEWAERIQALIPPHAISVEIQHKGENRRNIVIKSGKPA; encoded by the coding sequence ATGATGGATTTATTTAAAACTCTCTCTTCTTTTTCCGAAGAGCAAACCATGCAATATGCTTATACATTCGGCCAAAGTCTTCCCTTAAACAGCATTGTTTGTTTTTATGGCGATTTGGGAGCAGGAAAAACAACCTTTATTAAAGGACTAGTAGCTGGAGCAACCAACTATATGCCCACAGAGGTGAATAGCCCTACTTTTGTCTATATGAATATTTATGAAGGTCAAAAAACGATTTACCACTTTGACTTATATAGGCTGCCTCACGCCGATGAATTTCTGGGGATGGGGTTTGAGGATTTGCTCTATGCGAATGGGATCTGTTGTATTGAATGGGCAGAAAGGATCCAGGCCTTAATCCCCCCCCACGCCATTTCAGTGGAAATTCAACATAAGGGGGAAAATAGGCGCAATATCGTCATCAAATCAGGAAAGCCTGCATGA
- the yihA gene encoding ribosome biogenesis GTP-binding protein YihA/YsxC produces MTYSFKNTHFITTAVNQQKYPLVKNAAGHILPEIAVAGRSNVGKSSLLNHLFQAKNLVKTSSTPGKTQALNFFNVDNKLVFVDLPGYGFAQVPIEVRKKWGPLIDHYLRERESLKLILFLFDIRRLPNEDDKLFLEWVIKNQKSMILVFTKIDKVTTNQKVAQTRAILSAFEAENIHYAYYSVPKNLGRKELIAMMNDALAEEHM; encoded by the coding sequence ATGACATACTCCTTCAAAAATACCCATTTCATCACAACGGCTGTTAATCAGCAAAAATATCCGCTTGTGAAAAATGCAGCGGGTCATATTTTGCCCGAAATTGCAGTGGCAGGGCGCTCCAATGTGGGGAAATCAAGCTTACTCAATCATCTTTTTCAAGCTAAAAATCTGGTTAAAACCTCGAGCACTCCAGGCAAAACTCAAGCGTTAAATTTTTTCAACGTAGACAATAAGTTGGTTTTTGTAGACCTTCCCGGCTATGGTTTTGCTCAGGTTCCTATCGAAGTTCGCAAAAAATGGGGACCGCTCATTGACCACTACTTGCGAGAAAGGGAAAGCTTAAAACTGATTTTATTTCTGTTTGATATAAGACGATTGCCTAATGAAGATGACAAATTATTCTTAGAATGGGTCATCAAAAATCAAAAGTCCATGATTTTAGTTTTTACCAAAATTGATAAAGTAACCACTAATCAAAAGGTTGCTCAAACCCGCGCAATTCTTTCCGCTTTTGAAGCCGAAAATATCCATTATGCTTATTATTCGGTGCCTAAAAATTTGGGAAGAAAAGAATTAATTGCGATGATGAATGACGCTCTTGCAGAAGAGCATATGTAA
- a CDS encoding DUF3820 family protein — MTLLEKATFVCIDCETTGLDPHNDRIIEVAVARFTFSQILEQFESLINPECPIPESSIQIHHITPEMVADKPSITHVIPQILDIIHSHPIVGHGVLFDIELIALAAERAGIPCSIRQNPYLDTLRLARLYGESPINSLEQLRVHFNIQFEGAHRAMSDVLVNIEVFKHLAKRYKTMNNLFQILAKPILLKCMPLGKHKGRSLKEIPLDYLKWAAHKNFDQDLLFSLRSELKRRKQGNLFLQSASPFSDL, encoded by the coding sequence ATGACTTTGTTAGAAAAAGCAACCTTTGTCTGTATTGATTGTGAAACTACCGGCTTAGATCCTCACAATGATCGGATCATAGAAGTCGCTGTAGCTCGATTTACCTTCAGCCAAATTCTTGAACAATTTGAATCTTTGATAAATCCAGAATGCCCCATCCCCGAAAGTTCTATTCAAATTCACCACATCACCCCTGAAATGGTAGCTGATAAACCTTCCATTACTCACGTCATCCCACAAATTCTCGATATCATCCACTCTCATCCAATTGTTGGACATGGCGTTTTATTCGATATCGAACTGATTGCGTTGGCTGCTGAACGGGCAGGTATTCCCTGTTCTATTCGGCAAAATCCTTATTTAGATACCCTGCGTTTAGCTAGGCTTTATGGAGAAAGCCCCATCAATTCACTCGAGCAGTTACGCGTGCACTTTAATATTCAATTTGAAGGAGCCCACAGGGCGATGAGCGATGTTTTAGTGAACATCGAAGTATTCAAGCATTTAGCGAAACGGTATAAAACCATGAATAACCTTTTCCAGATTTTAGCCAAGCCCATCTTACTTAAATGCATGCCGCTTGGCAAGCATAAGGGAAGATCTTTAAAAGAGATCCCATTAGACTACTTAAAATGGGCTGCGCACAAAAATTTTGACCAAGATTTGTTATTTAGCCTTCGTTCCGAACTGAAACGAAGAAAACAAGGTAACTTATTTTTACAATCTGCAAGCCCTTTTTCCGATTTGTAA
- the pdxS gene encoding pyridoxal 5'-phosphate synthase lyase subunit PdxS, translating to MVEKKLTNYPAKNTFEVKIGLAEMLKGGVIMDVTTPEQAKIAEDAGAVAVMALERIPADIRSQGGIARMSNPELIQKIQESVSIPVMAKCRIGHFVEAQILEALFIDFIDESEVLTPADEENHIDKTPFKIPFVCGCRNLGEALRRIGEGAAMIRTKGEAGTGNIVEAVRHMRALMREIRLLTMLDPSELMAEAKKMGAPFHLVQQVAKTGKLPVPNFAAGGIATPADAALMMQLGAESVFVGSGIFKSEDPPQRAKAIVAATTYYHNPEMLAKISMGLLSAMEGLEIQQIKKEELLAYRGW from the coding sequence ATGGTGGAAAAAAAACTAACAAATTATCCCGCAAAGAATACTTTTGAAGTCAAAATTGGCCTTGCTGAAATGTTAAAAGGGGGAGTGATCATGGATGTCACGACACCTGAACAAGCCAAAATTGCAGAAGATGCAGGTGCTGTTGCTGTGATGGCGCTTGAAAGAATCCCAGCCGATATTCGCTCTCAGGGTGGAATTGCACGCATGTCTAATCCTGAATTAATTCAAAAAATTCAAGAGTCAGTTTCCATCCCTGTCATGGCAAAATGTCGTATCGGCCATTTTGTGGAAGCCCAAATTTTAGAAGCTCTCTTCATCGATTTCATCGACGAAAGTGAAGTGCTAACCCCCGCGGATGAAGAAAACCATATTGACAAAACCCCTTTTAAAATCCCTTTTGTCTGCGGTTGTCGCAACCTCGGCGAAGCTTTGCGCCGCATAGGCGAAGGTGCCGCTATGATTCGAACAAAAGGAGAAGCCGGCACGGGAAATATAGTAGAAGCTGTGCGTCACATGCGAGCCCTCATGCGCGAAATCCGCTTATTGACGATGCTTGATCCTTCTGAATTAATGGCAGAAGCTAAAAAAATGGGCGCCCCCTTTCACCTTGTGCAGCAAGTGGCTAAAACAGGTAAGCTACCTGTTCCAAATTTTGCTGCAGGAGGAATTGCTACTCCCGCCGATGCAGCCTTGATGATGCAGCTCGGGGCTGAAAGTGTTTTCGTAGGCTCGGGGATTTTTAAATCGGAAGATCCTCCCCAAAGAGCTAAAGCCATAGTGGCCGCCACCACCTATTATCATAATCCTGAAATGTTAGCTAAGATTTCTATGGGGCTTTTAAGCGCTATGGAAGGTTTGGAAATCCAGCAAATCAAAAAAGAAGAATTACTTGCATACAGAGGTTGGTAA
- the pdxT gene encoding pyridoxal 5'-phosphate synthase glutaminase subunit PdxT, which produces MNSPIIGVLALQGAFAKHREMLHTLSIPTKEVRTPQDLQDCDGLIIPGGESTTISKQIDSIHLHESILEFAKKKPLFGTCAGLILMASEIDKGEINPLRLLDISVQRNAYGRQIESFETEVEIFLGKSKQTFSAIFIRAPLIKSYGAQVEVLSSFNNTPILVQQGHHLAATFHPELSQHTAIHRYFFKLVKDSVAAKN; this is translated from the coding sequence ATGAATTCACCGATCATTGGGGTATTGGCATTACAAGGAGCATTTGCAAAACATCGGGAGATGTTACATACGCTTTCTATTCCCACAAAAGAAGTTCGAACCCCTCAAGATTTGCAAGATTGCGATGGACTTATTATTCCTGGAGGGGAGTCTACGACTATCTCCAAGCAAATCGATTCTATCCATCTTCACGAATCTATTCTAGAATTTGCCAAAAAAAAACCCTTATTTGGGACATGTGCAGGCTTAATTTTGATGGCTTCAGAAATTGACAAAGGGGAAATTAATCCTTTGCGCCTTCTCGATATTTCGGTGCAGCGAAACGCTTACGGGCGGCAAATAGAGTCGTTTGAAACTGAAGTGGAAATTTTTCTGGGGAAGTCCAAACAAACCTTTTCAGCTATTTTTATCCGCGCTCCCTTGATTAAAAGCTATGGAGCGCAGGTGGAAGTGTTAAGCAGTTTTAATAACACTCCTATTCTTGTTCAACAAGGGCATCACCTAGCAGCCACGTTTCATCCAGAGCTTTCTCAACATACTGCAATTCATCGCTACTTTTTTAAGCTCGTGAAAGACTCGGTTGCTGCAAAAAATTAA
- a CDS encoding glycosyltransferase has translation MRILIISTFFPPLNSIASLRPYSWAKFWSEAGHEVSVLTTQKPSFKKTSLSLKNTGFQVHEIPYLRFLDKFKKDYRPNTTSSNKPQEAFSLKRFLASSFQKLRSKTGIFNACRMPDFTDLWIRPAYKFIAKQGTWDLIVSTSGPYAVHVVAQKLKKQGLGKKWIADFRDSWSDNYIYPGIFPLNHIESWLERKLMQSADLITTVSTPFANDFEKRYPHKEVLTVENGFDLSDRETLPQDSIFPEDGKFRIVHTGSIYSAKRDPSPLFQAIADMHKDPIERQLLEKLEVIFVGEQLGNLPSLIESYQVSEWVKNYGMRKREDALRMQRDAHALLFLPWTDLDFPGVLTGKIFEYLFSGTPIIAVGGRGLEQSQQLILDAKAGKILENAQTIRSYLKEKLNSVRKEPIQPLQAILAQYDRKWLALKLLERVQI, from the coding sequence TTGCGCATCTTAATTATTTCTACCTTCTTTCCTCCACTTAATTCCATAGCATCCCTTAGACCTTATTCATGGGCAAAATTCTGGTCAGAAGCTGGGCATGAAGTTTCCGTTTTAACCACCCAAAAGCCCTCTTTTAAAAAGACTTCTCTTTCTTTAAAAAACACGGGCTTTCAGGTGCATGAAATTCCTTATCTCAGGTTTTTGGACAAGTTTAAAAAAGATTATCGCCCCAATACAACCTCTTCAAACAAACCTCAAGAGGCTTTTTCATTAAAAAGGTTTCTTGCAAGCAGCTTTCAGAAACTCCGTTCAAAGACAGGAATTTTTAATGCTTGTCGGATGCCTGATTTTACCGATCTTTGGATCAGGCCCGCTTATAAGTTCATTGCAAAGCAGGGGACGTGGGATCTTATTGTTAGCACATCGGGGCCCTATGCCGTACATGTGGTGGCGCAAAAATTAAAAAAGCAAGGATTAGGAAAAAAGTGGATCGCGGATTTTAGGGATTCTTGGAGCGATAATTACATTTATCCCGGCATCTTTCCTTTGAATCATATAGAAAGCTGGCTAGAGCGAAAACTTATGCAATCAGCCGACCTTATTACCACCGTTAGCACACCTTTTGCCAACGATTTTGAAAAAAGGTATCCTCACAAAGAAGTTCTTACCGTTGAAAATGGATTTGACTTAAGCGACCGAGAAACACTTCCCCAAGACTCTATCTTTCCAGAAGATGGCAAATTTCGGATTGTGCACACCGGCTCTATTTACTCGGCAAAAAGAGATCCTTCTCCTCTTTTTCAAGCTATTGCAGACATGCATAAAGACCCCATCGAGCGACAACTTTTAGAAAAACTTGAAGTGATTTTTGTGGGAGAACAATTAGGCAATTTGCCTTCCCTTATTGAAAGCTATCAAGTTTCTGAATGGGTTAAAAATTATGGCATGCGAAAGCGAGAAGACGCTCTTCGGATGCAAAGAGATGCCCATGCGCTTCTCTTCCTGCCGTGGACCGACCTAGATTTCCCTGGAGTTTTAACGGGAAAAATATTTGAATACTTATTTTCCGGTACGCCAATTATTGCGGTAGGGGGAAGGGGCCTCGAGCAATCTCAGCAGCTTATCTTGGATGCGAAAGCGGGAAAAATTTTAGAAAATGCCCAAACAATAAGAAGCTATCTGAAAGAAAAATTAAACTCTGTACGGAAAGAGCCCATTCAGCCCTTACAGGCGATTTTGGCTCAATACGACCGCAAATGGCTGGCTTTAAAACTTCTTGAAAGAGTGCAAATATGA